A region from the Tachysurus vachellii isolate PV-2020 chromosome 25, HZAU_Pvac_v1, whole genome shotgun sequence genome encodes:
- the arfgef1 gene encoding brefeldin A-inhibited guanine nucleotide-exchange protein 1 isoform X3, protein MYEGKKTKNMFLTRALEKILADKEVKKAHHSQLRKACEVALEEIKAESEKLSPPAGESKSSSSTLPPIKSKTTFIEADKYFLPFELACQSKCPRIVNTSLDCLQKLIAYGHLTGSTPDSTTPGKKLIDRIIETICGCFQGPQTDEGVQLQIIKALLTAVTSQHIEIHEGTVLQAVRTCYNIYLASKNLINQTTAKATLTQMLNVIFARMENQALQEAKQMERERHRQHSPLSQQEPESPQLQQLPDTPAKSQSPSGQEVSAGSGVEGAPAERESPHYESPEPENGSDFGPVENEQTEADQATAAEQSAAEHGSQAPVEEENVNYEEKAQEIVQTILQEVVSTVAGDAKESGGGEVEPEATPTSLEEEGGLSSDSENVHANGIPGTPISASFTPSLPDDRLSVSSSDTQESGAPAGPAPGAKFSHILQKDAFLVFRSLCKLSMKPLSDGPPDPKSHELRSKVLSLQLLLSILQNAGPIFKTNEMFINAIKQYLCVALSKNGVSSVPEVFELSLSIFLTLLSNFKTHLKMQIEVFFKEIFLYILETSTSSYDHKWMVIQTLTRICADAQSVVDIYVNYDCDLNAANIFERLVNDLSKIAQGRGGHELGTTTLQELTLRKKGLECLVSILKCMVEWSKDQYVNPNSQTSLGQEKPSEQEANDSKHPETINRYGSINSLDSTASSGIGSYSTQMSGTDNPEQFEVLKQQKEIIEQGIDLFNKKPKRGIQYLQEQGMLGTTPEDIAQFLHQEERLDSVQAGEFLGDNDRVNKEVMYAYVDQMDFQGKDFVSALRLFLEGFRLPGEAQKIDRLMEKFAARYLECNQRQTLFASADTAYVLAYSIIMLTTDLHSPQVKNKMTKEQYIMMNRGINDSKDLPEDYLSSIYNEIAGKKISMKETKEMPLKSNKQSVASEKQRRLLYNVEMEQMAKTAKALMEAVSHVQAPFTSATHLEHVRPMFKLAWTPFLAAFSVGLQDCDDTEVASLCLEGIRCAIRIACIFSIQLERDAYVQALARFTLLTASSGITEMKQKNIDTIKTLITVAHTDGNYLGNSWLEILKCISQLELAQLIGTGVKARYISGTVRGKEGFITSTKEQNSDEYLGIVGGTVDRKQIASIQESIGETSSQSVVVAVDRIFTGSIRLDGNAIVDFVRWLCAVSMDELASPTHPRMFSLQKIVEISYYNMGRIRLQWSRIWEVIGDHFNKVGCNPNEDVAIFAVDSLRQLSMKFLEKGELANFRFQKDFLRPFEHIMKKNRSPTIRDMVVRCIAQMVNSQAGNIRSGWKNIFSVFHLAASDQDESIVELAFQTTGHIVTNVFEKHFPATIDSFQDAVKCLSEFACNAAFPDTSMEAIRLIRHCAKYVSDRPQAFKDYTSDDMNVAPEDRVWVRGWFPILFELSCIINRCKLDVRTRGLTVMFEVMKTYGHTYEKHWWQDLFRIVFRIFDNMKLPEQQTEKAEWMTTTCNHALYAICDVFTQYFESLSDVLLDNILSQLYWCVQQDNEQLARSGTNCLENVVILNGEKFTAETWDKTCNCMLDIFKTTIPHALLTWKPAGTDSDHVTQLDSDKQPVRKREDSMSQRSVDIQTRPEDQHSVSSMEKALADNRRQKVQEQRLFAALLIKCVVQLELIQTIDNIVFFPATSKKEDAENFAAAQRDALDTDVHVETQDQGMYSYLTSEQLFKLLDCLLESHRFAKAFNSSNEQRTALWKAGFKGKSKPNLLKQETSSLACGLRILFRMYTDPSRQDAWEEVQRRLLNVCSDAVAYFLTLTSESHREAWTNLLLLFLTKVLKISDDRFKAHATRYYPLLCEIMQFDLIPELRAVLRKFFLRIGLVFHIARTLEPEHQA, encoded by the exons aggaaataaaagcagaatCGGAGAAATTAAG CCCCCCTGCAGGAGAGAGCAAGTCGAGTTCCAGTACCCTGCCTCCCATCAAATCCAAGACCACCTTCATCGAAGCGGATAAGTACTTCTTGCCGTTTGAGTTAGCCTGTCAGTCCAAATGTCCTCGCATCGTCAACACGTCACTAGACTGTTTACAG AAACTCATAGCTTACGGTCACCTGACTGGCAGCACACCGGACAGCACTACACCAGGGAAGAAGCTCATCGACAGGATCATCGAGACGATCTGCGGCTGCTTCCAGGGCCCGCAGACTGACGAGGGAGTTCAGCTTCAGATCATAAAG GCCTTGCTGACGGCGGTGACCTCCCAGCACATCGAGATCCACGAGGGCACGGTGCTGCAGGCCGTCAGAACGTGCTACAACATCTACCTGGCCAGCAAGAACCTCATCAACCAGACGACAGCGAAAGCCACACTCACCCAGATGCTCAACGTCATATTCGCCCGCATGGAGAACCAGGCC ctccaggagGCGAAGCAGATGGAGAGGGAGAGGCACAGGCAGCATTCTCCACTCAGCCAGCAGGAACCCGAGTCCCCACAGCTACAACAGCTCCCAGACACCCCGGCCAAGAGCCAGAGTCCATCAGGCCAGGAGGTCAGCGCAGGGTCAGGGGTGGAGGGCGCCCCGGCAGAGCGCGAATCACCCCATTACGAGAGCCCGGAGCCTGAGAACGGCTCTGACTTTGGTCCTGTAGAGAACGAACAGACAGAAGCAGACCAGGCCACAGCAGCAGAACAGa GTGCGGCTGAGCATGGTTCACAAGCTCCCGTAGAAGAGGAGAACGTGAATTATGAGGAGAAAGCTCAGGAGATTGTGCAGACTATACTGCAGGAGGTGGTTAGCACTGTGGCAGGAG ATGCTAAGGAGAGTGGAGGGGGGGAGGTGGAGccagaggccacgcccacatcGCTGGAGGAGGAAGGTGGTCTGAGCAGCGACAGTGAGAACGTCCACGCTAACGGAATCCCCGGCACGCCCATCTCCGCCAGCTTCACACCATCCCTGCCTGACGACAGACTGTCCGTCTCCTCCAGCGACACTCAG GAATCTGGTGCTCCAGCAGGACCTGCACCGGGTGCGAAGTTCTCACACATTTTGCAAAAAGATGCCTTCCTGGTGTTCCGCTCGCTCTGCAAGTTATCCATGAAGCCCCTTTCAGACGGTCCACCCGATCCAAA ATCCCATGAATTACGCTCTAAAGTGCTGTCACTTCAGCTGCTGCTCTCCATCCTGCAGAACGCAGGCCCGATCTTCAAGACCAACGAGATGTTCATCAACGCCATCAAGCAGTACCTCTGCGTGGCGCTGTCCAAAAACGGCGTCTCGTCCGTCCCCGAGGTCTTCGAACTCTCCTTGTCCATCTTCCTCACTCTTCTGTCCAACTTCAAAACCCACCTCAAAATGCAGATCGAG GTCTTCTTTAAAGAAATTTTTCTGTACATCCTCGAGACGTCCACAAGCTCATACGATCACAAATGGATGGTCATCCAGACCCTAACCAGAATATGTGCAG ATGCCCAAAGTGTGGTGGATATATACGTGAATTATGACTGTGACCTGAACGCTGCTAATATATTCGAGAGACTCGTGAACGACCTGTCCAAGATCGCACAGGGCCGAGGAGGCCACGAACTGGGCACGACGACACTACAG GAGCTGACTTTGAGAAAGAAGGGTCTGGAGTGTCTTGTCTCAATCCTCAAGTGCATGGTGGAGTGGAGTAAGGACCAGTACGTGAACCCTAACTCTCAGACCAGTCTTG GCCAGGAGAAACCTTCTGAGCAGGAGGCCAATGATTCCAAGCATCCAGAGACCATTAACCGCTATGGCAGCATTAACTCTCTGGACTCCACAGCTTCCTCGGGCATCGGCAGCTACAGCACACAGATGTCCGGCACCGATAATCCAGAGCAGTTTGAAGTGCTGAAACAGCAGAAGGAAATCATCGAGCAAGGCATAGACCT GTTCAACAAGAAACCAAAGAGGGGAATCCAGTATCTGCAGGAGCAAGGCATGCTGGGAACCACGCCAGAGGACATCGCTCAGTTCTTACATCAGGAAGAGAGGCTGGATTCT GTCCAAGCCGGAGAGTTTCTGGGAGACAACGATCGCGTCAACAAGGAAGTGATGTATGCCTATGTGGACCAAATGGACTTTCAAGGGAAGGACTTTGTGTCGGCCCTCCGCCTGTTTCTTGAGGGCTTCAGGCTCCCTGGAGAAGCCCAGAAAATTGACCGTCTCATGGAGAAATTTGCTGCTAGATATTTAGAGTGCAACCAACG ACAAACCCTGTTTGCGAGTGCTGACACAGCGTATGTCCTTGCTTATTCAATAATAATGTTGACAACAGACCTTCATAGTCCACAG GTGaagaataaaatgacaaaagagcAATACATAATGATGAATAGAGGGATCAATGACAGTAAAGATTTGCCGGAGGACTATTTGTCGTCCATCTACAATGAAATCGCGGGGAAGAAGATATCTATGAAGGAGACGAAGGAGATGCCGCTCAAATCGAATAAACAAA GCGTGGCcagtgagaaacagagacgGCTTCTGTACAACGTGGAAATGGAGCAGATGGCGAAGACTGCTAAGGCTCTGATGGAGGCTGTGAGCCACGTTCAGGCCCCGTTCACCAGCGCCACCCACCTTGAGCACGTCAGGCCTATGTTTAAG CTGGCATGGACACCATTCCTGGCAGCTTTCAGTGTGGGTCTGCAGGACTGCGATGACACCGAGGTAGCATCTCTGTGCCTGGAGGGGATCCGCTGTGCCATCAGAATAGCCTGTATTTTCTCCATACAG TTGGAGAGAGATGCGTACGTGCAGGCTCTGGCTCGATTCACCTTGCTCACAGCCAGCTCTGGGATCACGGAGATGAAGCAGAAGAACATTGATACAATCAAGACACTTATCACGGTGGCTCATACTGATGGGAACTACCTGGGAAACTCGTGGCTTGAG attCTGAAGTGCATTAGTCAGTTAGAGCTGGCCCAGCTCATTGGCACAGGGGTGAAGGCTCGCTACATATCCGGGACCGTTCGGGGCAAAGAGGGTTTCATCACTAGCACCAAAGAGCAGAATTCAGACGAGTATCTGGGCATCG tCGGTGGGACTGTTGATCGGAAGCAGATTGCTAGCATTCAAGAATCCATCGGTGAGACCAGCTCTCAGAGTGTGGTGGTTGCTGTGGACAG gattttcaCAGGATCCATTCGCTTGGATGGTAATGCTATAG ttGATTTTGTGCGTTGGCTGTGTGCCGTGTCCATGGATGAGCTGGCCTCTCCGACTCACCCGCGCATGTTTAGCCTGCAGAAGATTGTGGAGATTTCCTACTACAACATGGGTCGCATCAGACTCCAGTGGTCCAGGATCTGGGAAGTGATAGGAGATCATTTCAACAAG GTGGGCTGTAATCCCAATGAGGACGTCGCCATCTTCGCTGTGGATTCACTCCGGCAGTTGTCCATGAAGTTTTTGGAGAAAGGAGAACTGGCCAATTTCAGATTTCAGAAGGATTTCTTAAGGCCGTTTGAGCACATCATGAAAAAGAACAG ATCGCCTACTATCAGAGACATGGTGGTACGCTGCATTGCTCAGATGGTGAACTCGCAGGCGGGGAACATCCGCTCAGGCTGGAAGAATATTTTCTCTGTGTTCCACCTGGCAGCCTCGGATCAGGACGAGAGCATCGTAGAACTCGCCTTCCAGACCACTGGACACATTGTCA CGAATGTATTTGAGAAGCACTTTCCTGCCACCATCGACTCTTTCCAGGACGCCGTTAAGTGTCTGTCAGAGTTTGCCTGTAACGCAGCGTTCCCCGACACCAGCATGGAGGCCATCCGTCTGATCCGCCACTGCGCCAAATACGTCTCCGACAGACCTCAG GCGTTTAAAGACTACACAAGTGATGATATGAATGTAGCCCCAGAGGACCGGGTGTGGGTGCGAGGCTGGTTCCCCATCCTGTTCGAGCTCTCCTGCATCATCAACAGGTGCAAACTCGATGTCAGAACCAG GGGTCTGACGGTGATGTTTGAGGTGATGAAGACTTACGGTCACACGTACGAGAAACACTGGTGGCAAGACCTGTTCAGGATCGTCTTCAGAATCTTCGACAACATGAAGCTACCGGAGCAGCAGACCGAG aaagcaGAGTGGATGACCACAACCTGCAACCACGCACTTTATGCCATCTGTGACGTCTTCACGCAGTACTTTGAGTCTCTCAGTGATGTTCTGCTGGATAACATCCTCTCTCAGCTCTACTGGTGTGTGCAGCAAG ACAACGAGCAGCTGGCGAGGTCCGGAACCAACTGCTTAGAAAACGTAGTGATCCTGAACGGAGAGAAGTTCACGGCTGAGACATGGGACAAGACGTGCAACTGCATGCTGGACATCTTCAAGACCACCATCCCGCACGC GTTGTTGACGTGGAAGCCTGCTGGAACGGACAGCGATCATGTGACTCAGCTGGACTCGGACAAGCAACCGGTACGCAAACGAGAG GACTCCATGTCCCAGAGGTCTGTGGACATCCAGACCCGGCCAGAGGACCAACACTCTGTGAGCAGTATGGAGAAGGCGCTGGCAGACAATCGGAGACAGA AGGTCCAGGAGCAGAGGTTGTTTGCAGCACTACTCATTAAGTGTGTGGTGCAGCTGGAGCTCATCCAGACCATCGACAACATCGTATTCTTTCCGGCCACCAGCAAGAAGGAGGACGCCGAGAACTTCGCAGCAGCACAG AGAGATGCTCTGGATACCGACGTCCACGTGGAGACGCAGGATCAGGGAATGTACAGCTACTTGACCTCCGAGCAGCTGTTTAAACTGCTGGACTGCCTGCTAGAGTCGCACCGTTTTGCTAAAGCCTTCAACTCCAGCAATGAACAGAGGACAGCGCTGTGGAAGGCTG GTTTTAAAGGGAAGTCCAAACCCAACCTGCTGAAACAGGAGACGAGCAGCTTGGCCTGTGGCCTGCGCATCCTCTTCCGCATGTACACTGACCCGAGCAGACAGGACGCCTGGGAGGAGGTGCAGAGACGTCTGCTCAA
- the arfgef1 gene encoding brefeldin A-inhibited guanine nucleotide-exchange protein 1 isoform X1, with protein MYEGKKTKNMFLTRALEKILADKEVKKAHHSQLRKACEVALEEIKAESEKLSPPAGESKSSSSTLPPIKSKTTFIEADKYFLPFELACQSKCPRIVNTSLDCLQKLIAYGHLTGSTPDSTTPGKKLIDRIIETICGCFQGPQTDEGVQLQIIKALLTAVTSQHIEIHEGTVLQAVRTCYNIYLASKNLINQTTAKATLTQMLNVIFARMENQALQEAKQMERERHRQHSPLSQQEPESPQLQQLPDTPAKSQSPSGQEVSAGSGVEGAPAERESPHYESPEPENGSDFGPVENEQTEADQATAAEQSAAEHGSQAPVEEENVNYEEKAQEIVQTILQEVVSTVAGDAKESGGGEVEPEATPTSLEEEGGLSSDSENVHANGIPGTPISASFTPSLPDDRLSVSSSDTQESGAPAGPAPGAKFSHILQKDAFLVFRSLCKLSMKPLSDGPPDPKSHELRSKVLSLQLLLSILQNAGPIFKTNEMFINAIKQYLCVALSKNGVSSVPEVFELSLSIFLTLLSNFKTHLKMQIEVFFKEIFLYILETSTSSYDHKWMVIQTLTRICADAQSVVDIYVNYDCDLNAANIFERLVNDLSKIAQGRGGHELGTTTLQELTLRKKGLECLVSILKCMVEWSKDQYVNPNSQTSLGQEKPSEQEANDSKHPETINRYGSINSLDSTASSGIGSYSTQMSGTDNPEQFEVLKQQKEIIEQGIDLFNKKPKRGIQYLQEQGMLGTTPEDIAQFLHQEERLDSVQAGEFLGDNDRVNKEVMYAYVDQMDFQGKDFVSALRLFLEGFRLPGEAQKIDRLMEKFAARYLECNQRQTLFASADTAYVLAYSIIMLTTDLHSPQVKNKMTKEQYIMMNRGINDSKDLPEDYLSSIYNEIAGKKISMKETKEMPLKSNKQSVASEKQRRLLYNVEMEQMAKTAKALMEAVSHVQAPFTSATHLEHVRPMFKLAWTPFLAAFSVGLQDCDDTEVASLCLEGIRCAIRIACIFSIQLERDAYVQALARFTLLTASSGITEMKQKNIDTIKTLITVAHTDGNYLGNSWLEILKCISQLELAQLIGTGVKARYISGTVRGKEGFITSTKEQNSDEYLGIVGGTVDRKQIASIQESIGETSSQSVVVAVDRIFTGSIRLDGNAIVDFVRWLCAVSMDELASPTHPRMFSLQKIVEISYYNMGRIRLQWSRIWEVIGDHFNKVGCNPNEDVAIFAVDSLRQLSMKFLEKGELANFRFQKDFLRPFEHIMKKNRSPTIRDMVVRCIAQMVNSQAGNIRSGWKNIFSVFHLAASDQDESIVELAFQTTGHIVTNVFEKHFPATIDSFQDAVKCLSEFACNAAFPDTSMEAIRLIRHCAKYVSDRPQAFKDYTSDDMNVAPEDRVWVRGWFPILFELSCIINRCKLDVRTRGLTVMFEVMKTYGHTYEKHWWQDLFRIVFRIFDNMKLPEQQTEKAEWMTTTCNHALYAICDVFTQYFESLSDVLLDNILSQLYWCVQQDNEQLARSGTNCLENVVILNGEKFTAETWDKTCNCMLDIFKTTIPHALLTWKPAGTDSDHVTQLDSDKQPVRKREDSMSQRSVDIQTRPEDQHSVSSMEKALADNRRQSQFSLSSEVQEQRLFAALLIKCVVQLELIQTIDNIVFFPATSKKEDAENFAAAQRDALDTDVHVETQDQGMYSYLTSEQLFKLLDCLLESHRFAKAFNSSNEQRTALWKAGFKGKSKPNLLKQETSSLACGLRILFRMYTDPSRQDAWEEVQRRLLNVCSDAVAYFLTLTSESHREAWTNLLLLFLTKVLKISDDRFKAHATRYYPLLCEIMQFDLIPELRAVLRKFFLRIGLVFHIARTLEPEHQA; from the exons aggaaataaaagcagaatCGGAGAAATTAAG CCCCCCTGCAGGAGAGAGCAAGTCGAGTTCCAGTACCCTGCCTCCCATCAAATCCAAGACCACCTTCATCGAAGCGGATAAGTACTTCTTGCCGTTTGAGTTAGCCTGTCAGTCCAAATGTCCTCGCATCGTCAACACGTCACTAGACTGTTTACAG AAACTCATAGCTTACGGTCACCTGACTGGCAGCACACCGGACAGCACTACACCAGGGAAGAAGCTCATCGACAGGATCATCGAGACGATCTGCGGCTGCTTCCAGGGCCCGCAGACTGACGAGGGAGTTCAGCTTCAGATCATAAAG GCCTTGCTGACGGCGGTGACCTCCCAGCACATCGAGATCCACGAGGGCACGGTGCTGCAGGCCGTCAGAACGTGCTACAACATCTACCTGGCCAGCAAGAACCTCATCAACCAGACGACAGCGAAAGCCACACTCACCCAGATGCTCAACGTCATATTCGCCCGCATGGAGAACCAGGCC ctccaggagGCGAAGCAGATGGAGAGGGAGAGGCACAGGCAGCATTCTCCACTCAGCCAGCAGGAACCCGAGTCCCCACAGCTACAACAGCTCCCAGACACCCCGGCCAAGAGCCAGAGTCCATCAGGCCAGGAGGTCAGCGCAGGGTCAGGGGTGGAGGGCGCCCCGGCAGAGCGCGAATCACCCCATTACGAGAGCCCGGAGCCTGAGAACGGCTCTGACTTTGGTCCTGTAGAGAACGAACAGACAGAAGCAGACCAGGCCACAGCAGCAGAACAGa GTGCGGCTGAGCATGGTTCACAAGCTCCCGTAGAAGAGGAGAACGTGAATTATGAGGAGAAAGCTCAGGAGATTGTGCAGACTATACTGCAGGAGGTGGTTAGCACTGTGGCAGGAG ATGCTAAGGAGAGTGGAGGGGGGGAGGTGGAGccagaggccacgcccacatcGCTGGAGGAGGAAGGTGGTCTGAGCAGCGACAGTGAGAACGTCCACGCTAACGGAATCCCCGGCACGCCCATCTCCGCCAGCTTCACACCATCCCTGCCTGACGACAGACTGTCCGTCTCCTCCAGCGACACTCAG GAATCTGGTGCTCCAGCAGGACCTGCACCGGGTGCGAAGTTCTCACACATTTTGCAAAAAGATGCCTTCCTGGTGTTCCGCTCGCTCTGCAAGTTATCCATGAAGCCCCTTTCAGACGGTCCACCCGATCCAAA ATCCCATGAATTACGCTCTAAAGTGCTGTCACTTCAGCTGCTGCTCTCCATCCTGCAGAACGCAGGCCCGATCTTCAAGACCAACGAGATGTTCATCAACGCCATCAAGCAGTACCTCTGCGTGGCGCTGTCCAAAAACGGCGTCTCGTCCGTCCCCGAGGTCTTCGAACTCTCCTTGTCCATCTTCCTCACTCTTCTGTCCAACTTCAAAACCCACCTCAAAATGCAGATCGAG GTCTTCTTTAAAGAAATTTTTCTGTACATCCTCGAGACGTCCACAAGCTCATACGATCACAAATGGATGGTCATCCAGACCCTAACCAGAATATGTGCAG ATGCCCAAAGTGTGGTGGATATATACGTGAATTATGACTGTGACCTGAACGCTGCTAATATATTCGAGAGACTCGTGAACGACCTGTCCAAGATCGCACAGGGCCGAGGAGGCCACGAACTGGGCACGACGACACTACAG GAGCTGACTTTGAGAAAGAAGGGTCTGGAGTGTCTTGTCTCAATCCTCAAGTGCATGGTGGAGTGGAGTAAGGACCAGTACGTGAACCCTAACTCTCAGACCAGTCTTG GCCAGGAGAAACCTTCTGAGCAGGAGGCCAATGATTCCAAGCATCCAGAGACCATTAACCGCTATGGCAGCATTAACTCTCTGGACTCCACAGCTTCCTCGGGCATCGGCAGCTACAGCACACAGATGTCCGGCACCGATAATCCAGAGCAGTTTGAAGTGCTGAAACAGCAGAAGGAAATCATCGAGCAAGGCATAGACCT GTTCAACAAGAAACCAAAGAGGGGAATCCAGTATCTGCAGGAGCAAGGCATGCTGGGAACCACGCCAGAGGACATCGCTCAGTTCTTACATCAGGAAGAGAGGCTGGATTCT GTCCAAGCCGGAGAGTTTCTGGGAGACAACGATCGCGTCAACAAGGAAGTGATGTATGCCTATGTGGACCAAATGGACTTTCAAGGGAAGGACTTTGTGTCGGCCCTCCGCCTGTTTCTTGAGGGCTTCAGGCTCCCTGGAGAAGCCCAGAAAATTGACCGTCTCATGGAGAAATTTGCTGCTAGATATTTAGAGTGCAACCAACG ACAAACCCTGTTTGCGAGTGCTGACACAGCGTATGTCCTTGCTTATTCAATAATAATGTTGACAACAGACCTTCATAGTCCACAG GTGaagaataaaatgacaaaagagcAATACATAATGATGAATAGAGGGATCAATGACAGTAAAGATTTGCCGGAGGACTATTTGTCGTCCATCTACAATGAAATCGCGGGGAAGAAGATATCTATGAAGGAGACGAAGGAGATGCCGCTCAAATCGAATAAACAAA GCGTGGCcagtgagaaacagagacgGCTTCTGTACAACGTGGAAATGGAGCAGATGGCGAAGACTGCTAAGGCTCTGATGGAGGCTGTGAGCCACGTTCAGGCCCCGTTCACCAGCGCCACCCACCTTGAGCACGTCAGGCCTATGTTTAAG CTGGCATGGACACCATTCCTGGCAGCTTTCAGTGTGGGTCTGCAGGACTGCGATGACACCGAGGTAGCATCTCTGTGCCTGGAGGGGATCCGCTGTGCCATCAGAATAGCCTGTATTTTCTCCATACAG TTGGAGAGAGATGCGTACGTGCAGGCTCTGGCTCGATTCACCTTGCTCACAGCCAGCTCTGGGATCACGGAGATGAAGCAGAAGAACATTGATACAATCAAGACACTTATCACGGTGGCTCATACTGATGGGAACTACCTGGGAAACTCGTGGCTTGAG attCTGAAGTGCATTAGTCAGTTAGAGCTGGCCCAGCTCATTGGCACAGGGGTGAAGGCTCGCTACATATCCGGGACCGTTCGGGGCAAAGAGGGTTTCATCACTAGCACCAAAGAGCAGAATTCAGACGAGTATCTGGGCATCG tCGGTGGGACTGTTGATCGGAAGCAGATTGCTAGCATTCAAGAATCCATCGGTGAGACCAGCTCTCAGAGTGTGGTGGTTGCTGTGGACAG gattttcaCAGGATCCATTCGCTTGGATGGTAATGCTATAG ttGATTTTGTGCGTTGGCTGTGTGCCGTGTCCATGGATGAGCTGGCCTCTCCGACTCACCCGCGCATGTTTAGCCTGCAGAAGATTGTGGAGATTTCCTACTACAACATGGGTCGCATCAGACTCCAGTGGTCCAGGATCTGGGAAGTGATAGGAGATCATTTCAACAAG GTGGGCTGTAATCCCAATGAGGACGTCGCCATCTTCGCTGTGGATTCACTCCGGCAGTTGTCCATGAAGTTTTTGGAGAAAGGAGAACTGGCCAATTTCAGATTTCAGAAGGATTTCTTAAGGCCGTTTGAGCACATCATGAAAAAGAACAG ATCGCCTACTATCAGAGACATGGTGGTACGCTGCATTGCTCAGATGGTGAACTCGCAGGCGGGGAACATCCGCTCAGGCTGGAAGAATATTTTCTCTGTGTTCCACCTGGCAGCCTCGGATCAGGACGAGAGCATCGTAGAACTCGCCTTCCAGACCACTGGACACATTGTCA CGAATGTATTTGAGAAGCACTTTCCTGCCACCATCGACTCTTTCCAGGACGCCGTTAAGTGTCTGTCAGAGTTTGCCTGTAACGCAGCGTTCCCCGACACCAGCATGGAGGCCATCCGTCTGATCCGCCACTGCGCCAAATACGTCTCCGACAGACCTCAG GCGTTTAAAGACTACACAAGTGATGATATGAATGTAGCCCCAGAGGACCGGGTGTGGGTGCGAGGCTGGTTCCCCATCCTGTTCGAGCTCTCCTGCATCATCAACAGGTGCAAACTCGATGTCAGAACCAG GGGTCTGACGGTGATGTTTGAGGTGATGAAGACTTACGGTCACACGTACGAGAAACACTGGTGGCAAGACCTGTTCAGGATCGTCTTCAGAATCTTCGACAACATGAAGCTACCGGAGCAGCAGACCGAG aaagcaGAGTGGATGACCACAACCTGCAACCACGCACTTTATGCCATCTGTGACGTCTTCACGCAGTACTTTGAGTCTCTCAGTGATGTTCTGCTGGATAACATCCTCTCTCAGCTCTACTGGTGTGTGCAGCAAG ACAACGAGCAGCTGGCGAGGTCCGGAACCAACTGCTTAGAAAACGTAGTGATCCTGAACGGAGAGAAGTTCACGGCTGAGACATGGGACAAGACGTGCAACTGCATGCTGGACATCTTCAAGACCACCATCCCGCACGC GTTGTTGACGTGGAAGCCTGCTGGAACGGACAGCGATCATGTGACTCAGCTGGACTCGGACAAGCAACCGGTACGCAAACGAGAG GACTCCATGTCCCAGAGGTCTGTGGACATCCAGACCCGGCCAGAGGACCAACACTCTGTGAGCAGTATGGAGAAGGCGCTGGCAGACAATCGGAGACAGAGTCAGTTCAGTTTGTCTTCAG AGGTCCAGGAGCAGAGGTTGTTTGCAGCACTACTCATTAAGTGTGTGGTGCAGCTGGAGCTCATCCAGACCATCGACAACATCGTATTCTTTCCGGCCACCAGCAAGAAGGAGGACGCCGAGAACTTCGCAGCAGCACAG AGAGATGCTCTGGATACCGACGTCCACGTGGAGACGCAGGATCAGGGAATGTACAGCTACTTGACCTCCGAGCAGCTGTTTAAACTGCTGGACTGCCTGCTAGAGTCGCACCGTTTTGCTAAAGCCTTCAACTCCAGCAATGAACAGAGGACAGCGCTGTGGAAGGCTG GTTTTAAAGGGAAGTCCAAACCCAACCTGCTGAAACAGGAGACGAGCAGCTTGGCCTGTGGCCTGCGCATCCTCTTCCGCATGTACACTGACCCGAGCAGACAGGACGCCTGGGAGGAGGTGCAGAGACGTCTGCTCAA